In a single window of the Deinococcus aetherius genome:
- a CDS encoding diguanylate cyclase domain-containing protein — translation MTVHWEEASRDQAAPSGPSSAQAPLEVLALLQGSDPTLILERVEERPAREAAWPGAAWRVAFANHAFARLLGQTPDTLRGLTLEALFAGAGESLRAAFPDAADLAARGQPFRVDLPLRSEDIRWMEAQVTPLRLGEGSPQGTGGAVTHWLAVLRDVTAQRQALALATGHTRAMHLAAQGAPLPEILGALIATLDERLPGSAACASLCEGEDLVLIGPPRLPPLPREVRGPAREARPFSCGGAVFEEKPVLALTPEGFPEALRENLVGAGYRRAYSVPIREAGGPVLGALTLYGRRAAPPHPTEADLLAQFADLAALLIARRQALRRLEHLAFHDGLTGLPNRARFMAVLEEACAGLAGPSRSAGGGGAFAVGVLDLDGFKLVNDAYGHAAGDGLLVTLAGRLTAALPPEVLAARMGGDEFALFVPGATLRRLGAVKRRVRAVLGTPFPLGAATVRLGGSLGWSLAPGEARTPDALLRVADGAMYGVKRVTHSARGGPQKKAPPGWEATLAGPEGLEPSTYGFGRRSGTPKPN, via the coding sequence ATGACCGTGCACTGGGAGGAGGCGTCGCGGGATCAGGCCGCGCCGTCCGGCCCGTCCTCCGCCCAGGCACCGCTGGAAGTGCTCGCCCTGCTGCAGGGCAGTGACCCAACCCTGATCCTGGAACGGGTGGAGGAGCGCCCGGCCCGCGAGGCGGCCTGGCCGGGTGCGGCCTGGCGGGTGGCCTTTGCGAACCACGCCTTCGCGCGGCTGCTGGGGCAGACGCCGGACACCCTGCGCGGCCTCACGCTGGAGGCCCTGTTCGCGGGGGCCGGGGAGAGCCTGCGGGCCGCCTTTCCGGATGCGGCGGACCTCGCCGCCCGGGGGCAGCCCTTCCGGGTGGACCTGCCCCTGCGTTCGGAGGACATTCGCTGGATGGAGGCCCAGGTCACGCCCCTGCGGCTGGGAGAGGGCAGCCCGCAGGGGACCGGCGGCGCGGTGACCCACTGGCTCGCCGTCCTGCGCGACGTGACGGCGCAGCGCCAGGCCCTCGCGCTCGCCACCGGGCACACCCGCGCCATGCATCTCGCGGCGCAGGGCGCTCCCCTGCCCGAGATCCTGGGCGCCCTGATCGCCACCCTCGACGAACGCCTGCCCGGCAGCGCCGCGTGCGCCTCGCTGTGCGAGGGTGAGGACCTCGTTCTGATCGGTCCGCCGCGCCTGCCGCCCCTGCCGCGCGAGGTCCGGGGGCCCGCGCGGGAGGCGCGCCCCTTCTCCTGCGGGGGGGCAGTCTTCGAGGAAAAGCCGGTGCTCGCCCTCACACCGGAGGGATTCCCCGAGGCCCTGCGCGAGAATCTCGTCGGGGCGGGGTACCGCCGGGCCTACAGCGTCCCCATCCGTGAGGCGGGCGGGCCGGTGCTGGGGGCGCTGACCCTGTACGGGCGCCGGGCCGCCCCGCCTCACCCCACCGAGGCGGACCTCCTCGCGCAGTTCGCGGACCTCGCCGCCCTCCTGATCGCCCGGCGCCAGGCCCTGCGCCGCCTCGAACACCTCGCTTTCCACGACGGGCTGACCGGCCTGCCCAACCGGGCGCGTTTCATGGCCGTGCTGGAGGAGGCCTGCGCGGGCCTGGCCGGGCCGTCCCGGTCGGCGGGAGGCGGGGGGGCCTTCGCGGTGGGGGTGCTCGACCTCGACGGGTTCAAGCTCGTGAACGACGCCTACGGGCACGCCGCCGGGGACGGGCTGCTCGTCACGCTCGCCGGGCGGCTCACCGCAGCCCTGCCCCCGGAGGTCCTCGCGGCCCGCATGGGCGGCGACGAATTCGCGCTGTTCGTGCCCGGCGCCACTCTCCGGCGGCTGGGGGCCGTCAAGCGCCGGGTGCGCGCGGTCCTGGGCACCCCCTTCCCGCTTGGGGCGGCGACCGTGCGGCTCGGCGGCAGCCTGGGCTGGAGCCTCGCGCCCGGGGAGGCCCGGACGCCCGACGCCCTGCTGCGGGTCGCCGACGGCGCGATGTACGGGGTCAAGCGGGTGACCCACTCCGCCCGGGGAGGCCCCCAGAAAAAAGCGCCCCCCGGGTGGGAGGCGACCCTGGCGGGCCCTGAGGGACTTGAACCCTCGACCTACGGTTTTGGAAGGCGCAGCGGCACCCCCAAGCCCAACTGA
- the nth gene encoding endonuclease III translates to MPPKTSPLPDGAYERAPLVLSALEALYPDARTELVFRTPFELLVATVLSAQATDVSVNAATPALFARYPDAHAMSGASPEDLEPLIRAIGLSRAKARNLAALARLLVERHGGEVPNDFEAVVALPGAGRKTVNVVLSNAYGYPAIAVDTHVGRLARRLGLSAHTNPDRVEADLGQLFPRERWVFLHHALILHGRRVCVARRPRCAECAMLAFCPQIGVEA, encoded by the coding sequence GTGCCCCCCAAGACCTCCCCTCTTCCCGACGGTGCCTATGAACGCGCCCCGCTCGTGCTCTCGGCGCTGGAGGCCCTGTACCCGGACGCCCGCACCGAACTCGTCTTCCGCACTCCCTTCGAGCTGCTCGTCGCCACTGTCCTGAGCGCCCAGGCGACCGACGTGAGCGTCAATGCCGCCACACCCGCGCTGTTCGCCCGTTACCCCGACGCCCACGCGATGAGCGGGGCCAGCCCCGAAGACCTCGAACCCCTGATCCGCGCCATCGGCCTGTCGCGGGCCAAGGCGCGCAACCTCGCGGCCCTCGCCCGGCTCCTCGTCGAGCGGCACGGCGGCGAGGTGCCGAACGACTTCGAGGCGGTCGTCGCCCTGCCCGGTGCCGGGCGCAAAACCGTCAACGTGGTCCTGAGCAACGCCTACGGCTATCCCGCCATCGCCGTGGACACCCACGTGGGCCGCCTCGCCCGCAGGCTCGGCCTGAGCGCGCACACCAATCCCGACCGGGTGGAGGCCGACCTGGGGCAGCTCTTCCCCCGGGAGCGCTGGGTCTTCTTGCACCACGCCCTGATCCTGCACGGGCGCCGCGTCTGTGTGGCCCGCCGCCCGCGTTGCGCCGAGTGCGCGATGCTCGCCTTCTGTCCGCAGATCGGGGTGGAGGCGTGA
- a CDS encoding acyl-CoA thioesterase, whose amino-acid sequence MTSGTPSSPRGEAESPAPLNWAAPDWTRAHRAEIQMRYGDIDAMGHLNNAVYVQYLETSRVILMGDLGVRDTEDHSVIARLELDYRREVLWGQRVVVENLVERVGRTSWTVVSRLLADGEPCAYARTVQVRVDAAHRPEPLPERVRGALAPLLVQPSAEGVAT is encoded by the coding sequence ATGACGAGCGGCACCCCCTCCTCCCCGCGCGGCGAGGCCGAGTCCCCAGCTCCCCTCAACTGGGCCGCCCCCGACTGGACCCGCGCCCACCGCGCCGAGATCCAGATGCGCTACGGCGACATCGACGCGATGGGCCACCTCAACAACGCCGTGTACGTGCAGTACCTGGAGACTTCGCGGGTGATCCTGATGGGCGACCTCGGGGTGCGCGACACGGAGGACCATTCGGTGATCGCCCGCCTCGAACTCGACTACCGCCGCGAGGTCCTGTGGGGCCAGCGGGTCGTCGTGGAAAACCTGGTCGAGAGGGTGGGCCGCACGAGTTGGACGGTCGTCTCGCGCCTCCTGGCGGACGGCGAGCCCTGCGCCTACGCCCGCACCGTGCAGGTGAGGGTGGACGCCGCTCACCGCCCCGAACCCCTTCCTGAGCGGGTGCGGGGGGCCCTTGCCCCGCTGCTCGTCCAGCCGAGTGCCGAGGGTGTGGCGACGTGA
- a CDS encoding aminopeptidase: MLPPVTRLNFEEKLRNYARLAVRVGLGVRGGQRVLVQAPVDTAPLARLIVREAYAAGASFVDVRWDDDDVQLARFSLAPEGSFDGISRWRVEAEKETAEAGGAVIAIRATNPNLYAGVDPARVTTHQRALAAYRRPYTEQVMTNRLNWNLISAPVPEWAELMFPGVSREEAVQKQWDAIFAATRADQPDPVAAWQAHLADLKRRRETLTGRQYAALHFRGGETDLTVGLADDHIWGGGAADTPLGITFTANIPTEEVWTAPHRERVDGVVVSTKPLSYNGVLIEGIRIRFEGGRVVEATARTGEETLAQMIDTDEGSHRLGEVALVPNSSPISRSGLFFFNTLYDENAASHIAIGNAYRFNVRGGVDMTVEEFNAKGGNDSLTHVDWMIGSGEMDVDGITKEGGREAVMRSGEFVI, from the coding sequence ATCCTGCCCCCCGTGACAAGGTTGAATTTCGAGGAGAAGCTGCGCAATTACGCGCGGCTCGCGGTGCGGGTAGGTCTGGGCGTGCGGGGGGGGCAGCGCGTCCTCGTCCAGGCCCCGGTGGACACGGCGCCGCTCGCCCGACTCATCGTCCGCGAGGCCTACGCGGCGGGTGCGAGCTTCGTGGACGTGCGCTGGGACGACGACGACGTGCAGCTCGCCCGCTTCTCGCTGGCGCCCGAGGGGTCTTTCGACGGGATCAGCCGCTGGCGGGTGGAGGCCGAGAAGGAGACGGCGGAGGCGGGCGGGGCCGTCATCGCCATCCGCGCGACCAACCCCAACCTCTACGCGGGCGTGGACCCCGCGCGGGTGACGACCCACCAGCGGGCCCTCGCCGCCTACCGCAGGCCCTACACCGAGCAGGTGATGACCAACCGCCTGAACTGGAACCTGATCTCCGCCCCCGTGCCCGAGTGGGCCGAGCTGATGTTCCCCGGCGTGTCCCGGGAGGAGGCGGTCCAGAAGCAGTGGGACGCCATCTTCGCCGCCACCCGCGCCGACCAGCCCGACCCGGTGGCCGCCTGGCAGGCTCATCTCGCCGATCTGAAGCGGCGCCGGGAGACCCTGACGGGGCGGCAGTACGCGGCCCTGCACTTCCGGGGAGGGGAGACCGACCTCACCGTGGGCCTCGCCGACGATCACATCTGGGGTGGCGGCGCGGCGGACACGCCCTTGGGGATCACCTTCACGGCGAACATTCCCACCGAGGAGGTCTGGACCGCCCCCCACCGCGAGCGGGTCGACGGGGTGGTCGTGAGCACCAAGCCACTCTCCTACAACGGCGTCCTGATCGAGGGCATCCGCATCCGCTTCGAGGGCGGGCGCGTGGTGGAGGCGACCGCGAGAACGGGCGAGGAGACCCTGGCTCAGATGATCGACACCGACGAGGGCAGCCACCGCCTCGGGGAGGTCGCGCTGGTGCCGAATTCCAGCCCGATCAGCCGCTCGGGCCTGTTCTTCTTCAACACCCTCTACGACGAGAACGCCGCCTCCCACATCGCCATCGGCAACGCCTACCGCTTCAACGTGCGGGGCGGGGTGGACATGACGGTCGAGGAGTTCAACGCCAAGGGGGGCAACGACAGCCTCACCCATGTGGACTGGATGATCGGCAGCGGCGAGATGGACGTGGACGGGATCACCAAGGAAGGCGGGCGCGAGGCGGTGATGCGGTCCGGGGAGTTCGTGATCTAG
- a CDS encoding ROK family protein produces the protein MNQASIGVDVGGTKIATGVLRAGELHDRHVQPTPETGWEGVLDAVAAQVRELQGRHPDATLVGVGVPGPLSSDRTRVKFAPNIYGFIDVPLVDGLRDRLAQRVVLENDAKAAALAEAYLGAARGTESSVYVTVSTGIGSGIVLGGKIWRGRHGIAGEIGHITVMPGGPVSGAGLDGALEAVASGTAIARDASYALNRDVSTAEAFALAAQGHPAARRVVNQAMKAIGVALADLQKILDPEVFVIGGGVASVGDPFFQGVQAAADEYAGPFAPVTIRRAQLGTDAGVIGAALAAQQG, from the coding sequence GTGAATCAAGCTAGCATCGGCGTGGATGTCGGCGGCACGAAGATCGCCACCGGCGTCCTGCGCGCCGGAGAACTCCACGACCGCCACGTGCAGCCCACCCCCGAGACCGGCTGGGAGGGCGTCCTCGATGCCGTCGCCGCCCAGGTGCGCGAGCTTCAGGGGCGGCACCCGGACGCCACCCTCGTCGGCGTGGGGGTGCCCGGACCTCTGAGCAGCGACCGCACCCGGGTCAAGTTCGCCCCCAACATCTACGGTTTCATCGACGTGCCGCTCGTGGACGGGCTGCGCGACCGCCTCGCCCAGCGGGTCGTGCTGGAGAACGACGCCAAGGCCGCCGCCCTCGCCGAGGCGTACCTGGGCGCGGCGCGTGGCACCGAGAGCAGCGTGTACGTGACGGTGAGCACCGGCATCGGCTCGGGAATCGTGCTGGGCGGCAAGATCTGGCGCGGGCGGCATGGGATCGCCGGGGAGATCGGCCACATCACCGTCATGCCCGGCGGCCCGGTGAGCGGGGCGGGCCTCGACGGGGCGCTGGAGGCCGTCGCCAGCGGCACCGCCATCGCCCGCGACGCGAGCTACGCGCTGAACCGCGACGTTTCGACCGCCGAGGCCTTCGCCTTAGCCGCCCAGGGTCACCCCGCCGCCCGCCGGGTGGTGAATCAGGCGATGAAGGCCATCGGCGTGGCGCTGGCCGACCTGCAAAAGATCCTCGACCCGGAGGTCTTCGTGATCGGCGGCGGCGTCGCCAGTGTCGGCGACCCCTTCTTCCAGGGCGTCCAGGCTGCCGCCGACGAGTACGCCGGGCCCTTCGCCCCCGTCACCATCCGCCGCGCCCAGCTCGGTACGGACGCCGGAGTGATCGGGGCGGCGCTGGCGGCTCAGCAGGGGTGA
- a CDS encoding cell division protein FtsB, with amino-acid sequence MTAPDPPPSHPDRGLLSRWRQVRRLPFTLMLASLLAGLGIVQLTFQIGNLGYRSVTWLRETRATQERVAALERDVRVLQEAVAAADDPTYLEQLARCQGFVGAQEDVIVAVGAPETPGETTGENCVVRRLP; translated from the coding sequence ATGACCGCCCCCGACCCGCCGCCCTCCCACCCCGACCGTGGCCTGCTCTCGCGCTGGCGCCAGGTCCGGCGACTGCCCTTCACGTTGATGCTCGCCTCCCTGCTCGCCGGGTTGGGGATCGTGCAGCTCACCTTCCAGATCGGCAACCTGGGCTACCGCAGCGTGACCTGGCTGCGCGAGACGCGGGCCACCCAGGAGCGCGTGGCGGCGCTGGAGCGCGACGTGCGCGTGCTCCAGGAGGCCGTGGCCGCCGCCGACGACCCCACGTATCTCGAACAGCTCGCGCGCTGCCAGGGCTTCGTGGGGGCCCAGGAGGACGTGATCGTCGCGGTGGGGGCTCCCGAGACGCCAGGCGAGACGACGGGCGAGAACTGCGTGGTGCGGCGCCTGCCCTGA
- the cutA gene encoding divalent-cation tolerance protein CutA — MSLVVLVTVPPERAHELARTLVAERLAGCVNVVGGLHSVYRWEGDIAEDPESLLIIKTTGERYPDLEARVRAMHPYEIPEIIALPFDRALPEFQSWLLASTTLRGE; from the coding sequence ATGTCACTCGTCGTGCTGGTCACGGTTCCTCCCGAACGCGCCCATGAACTCGCGCGCACGCTCGTCGCCGAACGGCTGGCGGGCTGCGTGAACGTCGTGGGCGGTCTCCACAGCGTCTACCGCTGGGAGGGCGACATCGCCGAGGACCCCGAGTCGCTCCTCATCATCAAGACCACCGGGGAACGTTACCCCGACCTGGAGGCGCGGGTGCGGGCCATGCACCCCTACGAGATCCCCGAGATCATCGCCCTCCCCTTCGACCGCGCCCTCCCCGAGTTCCAGAGCTGGCTTCTCGCCAGCACCACCCTGCGGGGCGAGTAG